Sequence from the Ignavibacteria bacterium genome:
TCCGCCGCATAATGCTGCAAGCATCATCGGAAGTAATTGCAATGGTAATGATTGATTATTAGAAAGCGAGCCGACTATTCCCGCAACTGAATTAACGAGTATAAATACCGCTGAAACCGCCGCGGCAGTTTTTGTTTTTGCCCATTTCATCAAGAGTAGCAATGGTGTAAGAAAAATTCCTCCGCCAACTCCGGTAATTCCAGAAATTAATCCAATAATAGCACCGAATGAAAGTGCGATTGGCTTTGATGGAGACACCGTTACGTTTTCAAATTGAAAACGAAACATGAAACGTAAAGCAGAGTAGAGCAGCACAACACCGAGAATAATTTTTAAAATAAGTGTTGGAAGTGTAATATAACCTCCGAGAAATGCAAACGGAACAGATGTCATTGCAAACGGAAAAAATAATTTCCACGAGAAATGTCCCGCTTTCCAAAACTGATACGAAGTAAGACAAGCGACGGCGATGTTTAACACAAGGGCAGAAGGTTTTATCACTGCGACGGATAATCCAAACAATGTCATCACTGCAATGTATCCCGATGCGCCTGCGTGTCCCACAGAAGAATACAAAAATGCTACGGTGAAAATTGCAACAAAGAGAATAAGAAAAGAATCCAAGGACATCTAAAAAATTTTAAACATAAATTGCAAAGAAAGATCTGATATTTGAATGTGCTTACTTTGCCACCACAAGTTTTTTTGTACTCACAACATTTTCTTTTCCATTATTTATTTGCAACCGATAAAAATAAATTCCGCTTGTTAAATTTGCTGCATCAAATGTTACTTCGTGAGTTCCTTTTTCCATTCGTTCGTTGTTAATCAACGTTGCAATTTCTCTTCCAAGAATATCATACACTTTCAACGTAACGTTACCGGAAGTGGATAGTGCATAGTGGATAGTGGTGAGTGGATTGAACGGATTGGGGTAGTTTTGGGAAAGGAAAAAAGTAGTTGTGTTGTTTTCAAAACTTGGAACGCTCACAGTACTATCGTTGGGAACGAAGCCGTATAGAGACGTTCTATATCTATCGTGTCCATACATTGGCCATGGAAAATTTTCATACGCGGATGAAATGCCGGGGAGCGTCCACGCATAGAGGAGGTTGAGGGAGTGTTCTGTGGTTGTAATAGTTATCATATCGATGCTGCCGTTTTCATCAATATCTGCGAGGACGGGTGCGAAATACGGAATGCCTTTTGTTTTCAGGGGTGACCATTCAACGTGGGTACCGTCGAAGTTGTAGACGTAAATTTCGCTCGTATCAATACCAACGATTGAACTATTGTCTTTTGTAACAATGTTGAGGAAAGGAGACGAAGCAGTCAATTTACCAATGGTAGGATTATCGGGACCGCCAATGAAGCCGGACATCGGTTGGGTCGGGAGGATTTTGCCTTCTAATGTGGAAATGAGTAAGCGATAACCAGGGTACGTTTGCGTAACTATTTCAACTGTTCCATCGCCATTGAAGTCTCCAAGAGAAATACCTCCGCCTATGAAACCCACGCTACTTACTTGCCACTTTCGGAGAATCTGTGCTGCCGGCGTATATATGGCAACGTAGGAACTTTCAACGAACGGTGAAATAAATTTATTATGTGCTGTAATGATAAGGGGTCCGTATGGTGATTGAGGAAGTAGAGTAGCATGTAATGGTGGACCAAAGGAATAATTATCGATAGAATCCATTACTACAGGCCATCCAGGAAGTTGAGAACCATCGGGACGGAAAACATAAATAAAACTGGAATCATATAAATAGACTCCAGGTTGCGGGTTTTTCCACAGTAATGATGTAGTAACAATCTCGACAATGCCGTCGCCAGTTATATCTCCTACAGCAGGTTTCGCGGGAGGATAACCACTTACTACTTGTGGCCAACCTTGGCGAAGTTGTCCATTAGAATTGAATACCAGAACACTGCTTCCATTTTGTGTTATTATTTCTAACGTCCCGTCGTTATCTAAATCGTAAAGAACGACATCGTACGTAGCAATGTACGAGTCGTCGTGGAAATAGGCGGGAAAACCATTCATCAGTATTCCATCGGAACGGAACGCATAGACATTATGAGTAGCAAGGACCACTAAATCAACGGCACCATCGCCGTCAATGTCTCCCGCTGCTGTAGCATACGGAGGGTCGTTTGCCGGGAGTTGTTTGGGCCAACCGGGATAACGACTTCCATCGGAACGGAAAATAAAAATCATCCTCTTGTTTATTCCATTTATCCCAGTCGTAGTAACGATTTCGAGTTTTCCGTCGTTGTCGAAATCTGCAAGTGTCGGCGGCGAGATGATTGTGAACCCTGAATCGAACTGGAGTGGAAACCCGGGCAAAAGTAACGGTGCATTATTGCCTGCAACGGCAATGTTTGTGCTAAACATTGAAATACAGAGAAAGAAAAGGAAACGATAATTGAACATAGGATATAACAATTTTTAGAATAAGAAAAACTAAAGAGTAAGTGCAAAAATGTTTTTCTGTTCTCACTCCCGTTCGTTTAATAGATTGAGACTTTACTTAATGTAATATTGGCGCTTGCTGAAAACCACCACCATAGTTAAACGTCACGTATCCTACCCTTCCGCCGTTGTTAGCAACAACTTGTTGTTGAGTATTCGGGGGAAAAGGTGGGTCATTTGGTCCGGGTGTGATTTTGTAACTACCTGCCCCATTCCAATTATCTACATTTACTCGAAACGTTTTTGTATGATTCCCATAATCAATTTGTGTTGTTACAATACAAGTCGTATTCGTAGGAGTTCCGTTCCATTCATATACATAACCCCATATTCCATTAGCAGGGGTCAATGCAATAGTTGGAGTTGCCAAGAAGGCAAATGTCGCAGCAATACATACTGCAAAAAAATATTTTTTCATGAAATTGCTTGATAAAAAATTGTTATTAAAATTTACCGATAATTTAGTAATGTTTTTATGAAACGAAAAATGATGTTGTTAAGATAGTCACCATTTTATTCTCGAAAGTGTTCCTTGTATATTTTCATCACATTTTTTTGAACGTGATAATATTCCACATCTATAATCTCAACCACTAACTTCATTATGGCTCTAAAAGAAACAATAACACAACAAATGACTGCGGCGATAAAAAGCGGCGACAAAGTGCGATTAGAAACCATTCGTTCCGTTCGCGCGGGAATTTTGGAATATGAAAAATCCGGTAAAGGAGAAATCGCCGATGTGAACGTTTTGCAAATCATTAGCAATCAAGTGAAGAAACGAAAAGAGACGATCGAAATTGCACAAAAGGCAAATCGAATGGAAATAGTTGAAGAAGAAGAAGCGCAATTGAAAATACTGCAAGAGTTTTTGCCGAAACAAATGAGCGCGGAGGAAGTGCGAACGGAAGTACTCCGCATCGCAGAACAAGCCGGCTCGAAAGAATTTTCTAACGTAATGCCAATGGTTATGAAAGAACTCAAAGGCAAAGCAGATGGAAAGATGGTGCAGGAGATAGTGAAAGAAGTGATTCAGCCATAATTTTTAGTGAAGAATTTCCAATGTCAATGCAGAACGGAGAATAGCCAATTAAGTTCAATTCCCAACCAATTGAACATTGAATATTCTGCATTACAATTACTCATTTCTATGAACAAATAAGAATACCAATGCTCGATTTCATTCTTTCCATTTTTCTCATCCTCGGATTTCTTCTTGGTTTGAAAGAAGGTATGATAAAAAAAATATTTTCATTCCTTGGAGTATTCATAGGTTTATTTGTAGCGTATAAATATTTTCGTTTTGTTAATTTGTTTGTAATAAAACAGTTTCATTTGTCTCCGCAATTTTCTGCATTGCTGAGTTTTATTATTATTTTTCTCATCATCTATATCGTATTCAAAATTTTCTCTAAAATTTTTGAACCGAAGTCAGCATCACTTTCCGTTGCAAACAGAATTATCGGAGGAATCATTGGTATAGCACAAGCGGCTATCGTTTTAAGTTTTTTGCTCATAGGAGTAACTTTTTTTCAACTTATTTCCGATGAAATGAAATCGTCATCCGTCCTTTATTCAAACGTCGTTAACATTGCTCCTCGCATCATTGATATTTTTTCTACGTTCCTTTCACAACCGTACGAGCGAAAACCGCTTGATTCGCTTCAACAAAATTCACTTCCTATTGTTCTATGTTGTTTCCTTTGGAACAAGAAAAGATGAACGAATACTTGCAAGCATTTTCAAAGTTAGAATTTGACGCAGTCAAATCTCACGTTGCAACGTATGTCCATTCTTCGTTAGCCGTTTCACTCTTAAAACAAACAACTCCATTTGCATCGTTGCGCGATATTCGCTACGAATTGGACCTTGTTTCTGAAATGAAACAAGTCATAGTGAGTGAGGGTGAAATAAACATACGATTTTCAGATAATTGTCCGTTATATCTTTCAAAACTTTCCATTGATGGAGCGTATCTTTTTGCAGGAGAATTGCGTGAAATTTTTGAATTGCTCAACATAAGCAGAGTAAGTGAACAGTTTTTCGCAAAAAGAGAAAAGGTGTACATTTTGTTAGGTCAGAAATCATCGCAACTCTTCACGAATAAAATACTTGAATTCAATATCGAGCAAGCGATTGACGAAAATGGAAATGTGCGAGACAATGCAACCAAAGTTTTACGGGATATTCGTCGTCGCATTGCAGAACATTCCAATCAGTTGAGAAAAAAATTAGAAACGTTACTTAAGAAATGTATTGAAGACGGCGTTGCGCAAGATGAAATCATTACGACACGCGAAGGCCGAATGGTTATTCCCATCAAAGCAGAATATAAAAACAGCGTTGATGGATTTATTCATTCGTCTTCTTCGAGTGGATTGACCGTATTCATCGAACCATCGGAAACATTGCAACTCAACAATGAAATACGTTCATTGCATTTTGAAGAATATCGAGAAGTAGAAAAAATACTTCGTGACTTATCAAAACAAATTGCTGAACATCGCGATTCGCTACAACGGAACGTCGAAATTCTTGCTCAACTTGAAGTTTTACAAGCAAAAGCAAAATACTCGCGAGAAATACACGGAACGTCGATTCATGTTCGAGAAGAAGGTAGTATATTGTTGCAAGATGCGTATCACCCGCTGTTGTTCAATAAACATAAACGTAGCGAACTTGTTCCGCTCACCATAGAAATTGGTAATGGCTGGAATACGTTGCTTATTACTGGCCCAAATGCAGGAGGAAAAACAGTAGCATTAAAAACGATCGGACTTTTACAGACAATGATTCAAGCAGGTTTTCATATTCCTGCTTCTTCCAATTCGCATTGCAGAATTATCAAAAAATTATTTGTAGATATTGGCGATGAACAATCCATTGAAAATGATTTGAGTACGTTCAGTTCCCATCTTAACAATTTGAAAACAATTATCGAACATGCGGATAATGAAAGTTTAATTTTACTTGACGAACTCGGAAGCGGAACCGATCCATCGGAAGGAAGCGCAATTGCGGCATCGGTACTTGAGCATTTGACAGCGATGCATAGTTTTACAATTGCAACAACACACAACGGCGAATTGAAAGCGTTTGCTCAAAACACTAACGGAATTGAGAACGCCGGAATGGAATTCGACCAAAGAACATTGATGCCGACGTATCGTTTGTGTGTTGGGATTCCAGGAAGCAGTTATGCTTTGGAAATAGCACAACGTTTGGATTTTCCTAACTTCATTTTGCAGCAAGCAAAGAAGTATCGTGGAGAAATTCCGAATTATTTGGAAAATCTTTTAAATGAAGTGGAAAACCGTTCGCAATTGTTAAAAAGCGAATTAGAATCTCTCAGATTAGAAAGAAATACATTACATAATACGATTCAGGAGTACAAAACAAAACAAGATTCGCTTCAACGTGAATTGAAAGAAATACGCAGGAAAGCAATAGATGATGCGAATGAAATTATACTTTCTGCAAGGAAAACTATTGAACAAGCAGTACGGGAAATAAAAGAAACTGCCGCTGATAAACATATTCTCAAAAAACAATTCGATGCTGTTGAACAAGTGAAAAACGATTTTCGCCAATCACTTCAAGAATTAATAGATCCTTCAACTGAACCATCTGCATTGTTTCGTATCGGTGATTCGGTAAAAATGAAAAATGGAAATGAATTAGGAAAAATTGTTTCCAAAACAAATGCAGAAAACGAATATGTAGTTTCATTTTCTTCAGTAAAGATGAAAGCGAAAGGAAGCGATTTACAGTTGGTAAAAGAAAGTGAACAACAAAAGAAAAAAAATCTTCCTTCATCGTTTTTGCCGCGAGAATACAAACGCGAAATAGATTTGAGAGGATTATACGGAGATGAAGCAATTGTAGTAGTTGATAAATTTCTCGACGAATCGAAAGTTGCAGGGATGGAAAGAGTACATCTGATTCACGGAAAGGGAACAGGTGCGCTACGAAAACGAATTACAGAATTTCTTTCAACGCATCCGTTGGTGCAAAATTTTCAAATTGCAGAATGGAATGAAGGAGGAACGGGTGTAACGGTTGTAGAATTGGGATGATAACTATTGCTTGAAGTAGCAATTCATCAAAAAATATTTATCTTTACAAAAATTTTATTTACATATTTATATCACAAAAAAATTACATGAAAACACAAGATTTTGAAATTGAAGGAATGACATGCCATCATTGCATATTGACTGTAAGAAATGCATTATCAGAACTTCCTTTTGTATACGTGGAAGATGTACAACTTGGTAGAGTAACTGTTCGTTATGATGAAACAAAATTCTCACCATTAGATTTTCTGTTTGCTCTTGATAAAGTTGGATACAAAGTAATTCTCTAAATATCATTTACTGATATGAAGAAATACGAACTGAAATACTCATTCAAACATTTCCATAACGCGTGTAGAATAACGTTTTGAAAAAAATTTACAAAGCAATTTTTTCCTGAAATTATTTGTATTGCATTATTCGAAAAAATAGTTTTTTCAAATTCTAAATGAGAACTTTTCCGTTGTTCCGTTGGTTTTTTACTTTCCTTCTGACTATATTTTCCCGCAATTTTAAAAAATAAATACACGTAAAAGAGAAGTAAACATCATTTTATGGCAACAACTGCTGATTTTCGACCGGGAATGGTAATAAAATTCGACGGCGAACTATACGAATTAATAGAATTTCAACACGTTAATCCTGGGAACTGGCGTGCGTTTGTTCGTGCAAAGTTGAAAGGAATAAAAAGTGGAAAGACATTTGAAAATAGATTTCGCGCTGGCGAAGCAATTGAACAAGTTCGCGTTGAACGAAAACAAATGCAATATTTATACCACGACGGTGCAGGTTATGTATGTATGGATCAAGAAACGTATGATCAGATTTCTGTTCCTGAAGAAGCAATAGGAGAACAATCGCAATTCCTCAAAGAAAACACAGAAGTAGAAGTTCTTTTTGATGGTTCAAACATACTTGGATTCGAATTACCTGTTACCGTAGATCTCATCGTAACGAATACGGTTCCTGGTGTTAAAGGAGATACTGCAACAGGAGGAACAAAACCGGCGACGATGGATACAGGAGCAACAGTCAATGTTCCGCTGTTCATTAACGAAGGGGATAAAATTCGCATTGACACGCGTACCGGAATTTATATTGAACGTGTTAAATAATTTACAACGTGAAAGCCAACAAACACACTGAAGTTCCCATTCAAAAAAATATTGAGGAAGTAATGGACCTTACTTATATTCGCAATCTTGTAACCCTCATTTCGGAAAGTAACATTGACGAAATTGAAATCGAAGAAGCGGGAAAAAAAATACGCATTGCAAAAGGAAAAAATAATACTGTTGCAAGCGCAATTGTTCCGCAGCAAGTTTCAATTCTTCAACCGCCATCCGTTTCAGAAATCAAACCACTTGCCGCTCATACCCCATCAACAACGAAGGAAATTCGTTCACCGATTGTCGGAACATTTTATCATTCTCCCGCTCCTGATGCCGATGCGTATGTCGAAGTAGGAGCGCACATAAAAGTTGGAACAGTTCTCTGCATCATCGAAGCAATGAAACTGATGAACGAAATCGAATCCGACATTGAAGGGAAGATTTTAAAAATATTGGTCGAAAATGGAAAACCGGTGGAGTTCAATCAACCGTTGTTTTTGGTGGAGCCGGTGTAATTCATTTTAGATATACAAATTACAATTGAATTTTATTTCAACTTCTTGTTAAAAATTCAAATGCCAATATCCAAATCTCAAATAAAACACACATCCGAAATTTCAAATCTTTAGAATTTGTTATTTGAAATTTGTTTTGGATTAGTTTTTTGTCATTTGGAATTTTAACAAGAAAAATTGAAAATTATTTTCGAGTTTAAAAGATTGTTTAAAAAAATCCTCATCGCTAACCGCGGAGAAATTGCTCTTCGCACCATTCGAGTATGCCGCGAACTCGGCGTAAAAACCGTAGCTGTTTATTCCGAGGCAGATCGAGATTCGCTTCACGTTAAATTCGCCGATGAAGCCGTGTGCATCGGTCCTCCTTTCAGCAAAGAAAGTTATCTTAACATTCCACGCATTATCGCTGCCGCAGAAATTACCGGCGCAGACGCAATTCATCCTGGATATGGTTTTCTTGCAGAGAAAGCAGACTTTGCAGAAATTTGCGCAACGTCGGGAATAAAATTTATCGGACCGCCGATTGATGCAATTATTGCAATGGGCGACAAAGCAGTTGCAAAAGAAACTGCGCGTAAAGCCGGAGTTCCGGTTGTGCCGGGAAGTGATGGAGTTATTACCAATGTGAATGACGCACTGAAAATTGCAGACGACGTTGGTTATCCCATAATGTTAAAAGCAGTAGCCGGCGGCGGTGGAAAAGGAATGAGAATTGTTCGTCAATCTGATGAATTGGAAAAAGCGTTTCAAATGGCGAGCGCAGAAGCATCAGCGGCATTTAACAACGGCGATATGTACATTGAAAAATTTATCGAAAATCCGCGCCACATCGAAATACAAGTGTTCGGTGATAAATTTGGAAACGTCGTTGCAATGAATGAGCGCGATTGTTCCATTCAACGCCGACATCAAAAACTTGTGGAAGAATCACCATCGCCGTTTGTGGGTTCTGCATTGAGAAAAAAAATGGAAGCCGCCGCAGTAAAAGCCGCAAAAGCAGTGAAGTACGAAGGAGCGGGAACTATTGAATGTCTCGTGGACAAAGACGAAAATTTTTATTTTATGGAAATGAACACGCGCATTCAAGTGGAACACACGGTAACCGAAGAAGTGATTGACCACGATTTACTGAAAATGCAAATCAAAATTGCGGCGGGAATGCGTCTTCCGAAAAAAGCATTTCCGATTCGCGGACACGCAATCGAATGCCGCATCAATGCAGAAGACCCATACAAAGATTTTCGTCCGTCTCCGGGAACAATTACCGGATTTCATTTGCCCGGCGGTTTCGGAGTTCGAGTTGATACTCACGCATACAGCGGTTATCAAATTCCGCCATATTACGATTCGCTTATTGCAAAACTGATTTGTTTTGCTCCTACTCGTACCGGTGCAATCGAAAAAATGGTGGGAGCGTTGGAAGAATTTACGATTGAAGGCGTTGCAACTACAATTCCGTTTCATAAAAAAGTTATGCAGAACAAAAAATTCCAAGATGGCGATTTTGATACGAGTTTTCTTGAAACGTTTGAGTTTAAAGATTGATTTACTCACTTGAAATTTTTTTTCGATGATAACACGCTGAAACTTTTTAAAAACTTGAAACTCGCAACTCGTAACTAAAAAAAATTAAAATGAATTTCCCTAACAATTTAAAATACACCAAAGACCACGAATGGATTTGCGTGGATGGAAATATCGGAACAATCGGAATTACGGATTTTGCACAAAGCGAACTTGGCGATATTGTCTTTGTCGAACTTCCCTCGAAAGGAAAAAAACTTAAAGAACACGAAACATTTGGCACGATTGAAGCAGTGAAAACCGTTTCCGATTTATATGCACCCATCAGTGGAGAAATTGTTGAAGTAAATTCCTCTCTCGAATCTTCTGCCGAAGTAATCAACAAAGATCCATACAACGCTGGATGGATTGTGAAAATGAAAATCGCAGACGCAAAAGAATTGAACGCGCTTCTCACTTCAAATCAATACCGTGAGTTAATTGGAAAATGAACACGCTATCTTCGCACGAACATTGTCTTAACTGCGGAGAAAAACTTGTCGGAAAATTTTGCTCAAAGTGCGGACAAGAACTAACGCATCTCAATGTTCCGTTCTCGCATATTGTCAAAGAATTTTTAGGCAATTATCTTCATTTCGATTCGTATGTAATTTCCAGCATAAAACTTCTTCTCTTCAAACCTGGTTTTCTCACCAAAGAATTTATCGAAGGAAAACGTGTTCGACACATTCCACCGCTACGAATGTATTTCTTCATCAGCGTTCTCTATTTTCTTTTCGCTCCAACGGAAAACCAAATCCGTTTTGCCGACAAAAATGACGTAAAAGAAACGGGTGGAGTTTCCTTCAACAAAAACTATGGAAATAATGTAAAACTTTTTGTTGCTGATGATTCATCACGACAAGATTCGCTTGCCTTCCAAATATCACCTAAAGAAAAAACCGGTTTTGAAAAATTTCACTTGGAAAAACTATCGCGAAAATGAGTTTGTTGCTTTTGAGCGAGATATTTCTACTCGGAATTGCATTTATGGTAACAATAGTTATTACTGCGTTATTATTTTAAAATGAACTCCAACTTTATTTACATTTTTTGCTTTGCGATTAAAAGAGAATTGTATTTAACCGCGAAGGAACGCAAAGTTTAGCGCAGAGTTTCGCGAAGTAATTTTTTCTTCGCGCAATAATTCTTTTACTAAATAAAACTCATAATGTCAATCAATTTTTTTTCCAAAGAAAATTTTTCTTCGCGCCACATCGGTCCCGATGAAAACGAAATTCAACAAATGCTCGAAGTCGTTGGCGCAAACTCGCTTGATGAATTTATTGCAAACGTTATTCCTCAGCAACTTCGCACAACGTCGCCGCTCAAACTTCATCGCACACAAAGCGAACAAGAAACGCTTTCGGAAATTTATTCTATCGCATCGAAGAATAAAATTTTTCGCTCGCTGATTGGAATGGGATACAACGACACGTTCACGCCAACAGTAATTCAGCGCAACGTGTTGGAAAATCCCGCATGGTACACTGCGTACACTCCGTATCAGGCGGAAATCGCGCAAGGACGATTGGAAGCGTTACTCAATTTTCAAACAATGGTGATAGATTTAACGGGGCTTCCGATTGCCAACGCTTCGCTTCTCGATGAATCCACAGCAGCAGCAGAAGCGATGACAATGTTTTTGCGAATGAAAACAGAAATCACCAATCCGACATTTTTTGTTTCGGAACAATGTCATCCGCAAACGATTGACGTAATTCACACACGCGCAAAACCCTTGGGAATAAACGTCATCGTCGGAAATCATTACGAGTTTCAATTTTCGGAAAATGTTTTTGGTGCGCTTCTGCAATATCCGACTACTGATGGAGCAGTGAATGATTATAGTTCGTTCTGCGAACTTGCGCATAAAAATAATTCGTACGTTGTTGTTGCGGCAGATTTATTGAGTTTGGCGTTGCTCACTCCTCCGGGAGAATTTGGCGCGGATTGTTGCGTGGGAAATTCACAGCGATTCGGCATTCCAATGGGATATGGCGGACCACACGCGGCATTCTTTACAATCAAAGATGAATTTAAACGACAAATGCCGGGAAGAATTATCGGCGTTTCAATTGACTCGCGTGGAAAAACTGCGTTGCGAATGTCGTTGCAAACTCGCGAGCAACACATTCGCAGAGAAAAAGCAACATCGAATATTTGCACAGCACAAGTTCTTCTCGCAGTAATGGCAAGTATGTACGCCGTGTATCACGGTGAAAATGGAATTCGCAATATCGCTTCTCGAATTCATCATCTCACAAAAATTTTTGCAAATGGATTGAAACAACTTGGTTACGAAATTTTCTACGAAGAATTTTTCGATACGATTCGTGTGAATGTTGAAAATAAATCGCGGACAAAAATTCTTTATTCTTTAAAAGAAAACGAAATCAATCTTCGACAGTATGATGATGGTTCGCTTGGAATTTCTTTCGACGAAACGTGCGACGAAAATATTGTCAATACACTTCTCGAAATTTTTAGCACAAATTCTTCTCGAAAAATTTCATTGAACGAAATCACAAAAAATATTTCATACAATTATGATGGAACAATGAAACGCACGAGTCGGTATCTCATGCATATTGTATTCAATAAATTTCATTCGGAAACGGAAATGCTCCGCTACATTCGCTCGCTCGAAGAAAAAGATTTGTCGCTTGTACATAGTATGATTTCACTCGGCTCTTGCACGATGAAACTCAACGCAACAACAGAAATGATTCCTGTAACGTGGAGCGAGTTTGGAAAATTGCATCCATTTGCACCACTCGAACAAACACAAGGTTATCAAGAATTATTTTCACAATTAGAAGCGATGTTGAAAGAGATAACCGGATTTTCCATTTGCTCGTTGCAGCCAAATTCAGGAGCGCAAGGAGAATACGCGGGACTACTTGCGATTCATCGTTATCACGAAAGTAAAAATGAATCGCATCGCAACGTGTGTTTAATTCCGTCATCGGCACACGGAACAAATCCTGCGAGCGCAGTAATGGCAGGAATGAATGTTGTCGTTGTTCGAGCGAATGACGATGGAACAATTGACGTTGATGATTTAGAAGTGAAAGCAAACGAACATGAAAAAAATCTTGCCGCGCTTATGGTAACGTATCCATCAACACACGGCGTGTTTGAGGAAAGCATAAAAGAAATTTGCGCAATTGTTCACAACCACGGCGGACTTGTGTATATGGATGGCGCAAACTTAAATGCTCAAGTTGGTTTGTGTTGTCCCGCAGAACTTGGCGCAGATGTGTGTCATATCAATTTGCACAAAACGTTTTGCATTCCTCACGGCGGCGGCGGTCCGGGAATGGGTCCTATTTGTGTGAACGAAAAACTTGCCAAGTTTCTTCCATCGAATGTAAATTTATTTTCGGAAGATAGCAATTGTAACGCGGTTTCCTCAGCGATGTGGGGAAGCGCAAGTATTCTCGTTATTTCGTGGGCGTATATAAAAATGATGGGAGGCGATGGACTAACACGCGCAACGCAA
This genomic interval carries:
- a CDS encoding heavy-metal-associated domain-containing protein, which gives rise to MKTQDFEIEGMTCHHCILTVRNALSELPFVYVEDVQLGRVTVRYDETKFSPLDFLFALDKVGYKVIL
- a CDS encoding sulfite exporter TauE/SafE family protein: MSLDSFLILFVAIFTVAFLYSSVGHAGASGYIAVMTLFGLSVAVIKPSALVLNIAVACLTSYQFWKAGHFSWKLFFPFAMTSVPFAFLGGYITLPTLILKIILGVVLLYSALRFMFRFQFENVTVSPSKPIALSFGAIIGLISGITGVGGGIFLTPLLLLMKWAKTKTAAAVSAVFILVNSVAGIVGSLSNNQSLPLQLLPMMLAALCGGAIGSYYGSRKFSPLFIKKFLAVVLTIAGMKLMFT
- the efp gene encoding elongation factor P, translated to MATTADFRPGMVIKFDGELYELIEFQHVNPGNWRAFVRAKLKGIKSGKTFENRFRAGEAIEQVRVERKQMQYLYHDGAGYVCMDQETYDQISVPEEAIGEQSQFLKENTEVEVLFDGSNILGFELPVTVDLIVTNTVPGVKGDTATGGTKPATMDTGATVNVPLFINEGDKIRIDTRTGIYIERVK
- a CDS encoding endonuclease MutS2; translation: MLFPLEQEKMNEYLQAFSKLEFDAVKSHVATYVHSSLAVSLLKQTTPFASLRDIRYELDLVSEMKQVIVSEGEINIRFSDNCPLYLSKLSIDGAYLFAGELREIFELLNISRVSEQFFAKREKVYILLGQKSSQLFTNKILEFNIEQAIDENGNVRDNATKVLRDIRRRIAEHSNQLRKKLETLLKKCIEDGVAQDEIITTREGRMVIPIKAEYKNSVDGFIHSSSSSGLTVFIEPSETLQLNNEIRSLHFEEYREVEKILRDLSKQIAEHRDSLQRNVEILAQLEVLQAKAKYSREIHGTSIHVREEGSILLQDAYHPLLFNKHKRSELVPLTIEIGNGWNTLLITGPNAGGKTVALKTIGLLQTMIQAGFHIPASSNSHCRIIKKLFVDIGDEQSIENDLSTFSSHLNNLKTIIEHADNESLILLDELGSGTDPSEGSAIAASVLEHLTAMHSFTIATTHNGELKAFAQNTNGIENAGMEFDQRTLMPTYRLCVGIPGSSYALEIAQRLDFPNFILQQAKKYRGEIPNYLENLLNEVENRSQLLKSELESLRLERNTLHNTIQEYKTKQDSLQRELKEIRRKAIDDANEIILSARKTIEQAVREIKETAADKHILKKQFDAVEQVKNDFRQSLQELIDPSTEPSALFRIGDSVKMKNGNELGKIVSKTNAENEYVVSFSSVKMKAKGSDLQLVKESEQQKKKNLPSSFLPREYKREIDLRGLYGDEAIVVVDKFLDESKVAGMERVHLIHGKGTGALRKRITEFLSTHPLVQNFQIAEWNEGGTGVTVVELG
- a CDS encoding GatB/YqeY domain-containing protein — its product is MALKETITQQMTAAIKSGDKVRLETIRSVRAGILEYEKSGKGEIADVNVLQIISNQVKKRKETIEIAQKANRMEIVEEEEAQLKILQEFLPKQMSAEEVRTEVLRIAEQAGSKEFSNVMPMVMKELKGKADGKMVQEIVKEVIQP
- a CDS encoding T9SS type A sorting domain-containing protein; its protein translation is MFNYRFLFFLCISMFSTNIAVAGNNAPLLLPGFPLQFDSGFTIISPPTLADFDNDGKLEIVTTTGINGINKRMIFIFRSDGSRYPGWPKQLPANDPPYATAAGDIDGDGAVDLVVLATHNVYAFRSDGILMNGFPAYFHDDSYIATYDVVLYDLDNDGTLEIITQNGSSVLVFNSNGQLRQGWPQVVSGYPPAKPAVGDITGDGIVEIVTTSLLWKNPQPGVYLYDSSFIYVFRPDGSQLPGWPVVMDSIDNYSFGPPLHATLLPQSPYGPLIITAHNKFISPFVESSYVAIYTPAAQILRKWQVSSVGFIGGGISLGDFNGDGTVEIVTQTYPGYRLLISTLEGKILPTQPMSGFIGGPDNPTIGKLTASSPFLNIVTKDNSSIVGIDTSEIYVYNFDGTHVEWSPLKTKGIPYFAPVLADIDENGSIDMITITTTEHSLNLLYAWTLPGISSAYENFPWPMYGHDRYRTSLYGFVPNDSTVSVPSFENNTTTFFLSQNYPNPFNPLTTIHYALSTSGNVTLKVYDILGREIATLINNERMEKGTHEVTFDAANLTSGIYFYRLQINNGKENVVSTKKLVVAK
- the accB gene encoding acetyl-CoA carboxylase biotin carboxyl carrier protein, which encodes MDLTYIRNLVTLISESNIDEIEIEEAGKKIRIAKGKNNTVASAIVPQQVSILQPPSVSEIKPLAAHTPSTTKEIRSPIVGTFYHSPAPDADAYVEVGAHIKVGTVLCIIEAMKLMNEIESDIEGKILKILVENGKPVEFNQPLFLVEPV